ACTTTATCTCCGTACCCTGCAGGACAATCCCTGCTTCATACGTCTCGACGATCTCATAGTCGTGATATGCTCTTCTATTTGATACTAAATCTGCCATAGTCTCGCTCTTTTTTTTGAGAGGGACGCTGCCCCCTCAAACTCCCCCGCCAAAGGAAACGAAGTTTCCTCTGGACTCCTGTTTTACATCTGCTACACCTTTCGCGTGCCGCGGAAGGTGTAGCAGATGGATAAAAAAGATTCCGAAGGCTCTTTTTCCTTTTGCAAGCGGATATTTGAAAAACATCCCTCACACAAAAAGACGCCTTATATACTGATGTTACTCGCTAATCTTGCTTTAGTGGTGTAGCGAAAGGGACAAGATGCAAGTATTTCCGACGAACCAAGCTCCGAAGAGCTGGGTGAGGAGAAATGCATAACAGATTGTTCCTTGCAGCACGCCAATAAAGTGAGAGTAGCGCGTAAGGTCAGTTATATATATGGAGCTTATTATACTATGCTTTCGTCTCACGTGCAACAGGTTTCTTGGACGATGCTGCCGTTATCGACGTGTAGTGTCATAGCACCTGAGGCGTTTAAATCTTCTGTTGATGTGAGGAACACCTGTCCGAGGTTGTTTAGGATGGCGTAGAAGTTTTTACGTCGCTGTTCATCGAGGCTTATCCCTAGGTCGTCGATAGCCATGAATGGGATATCGTGAGATTCGTCACGGAGAGTATACCATTCTGCTAGACGTAATGCCGCTACGCAGCAACGCTGCTGGCCTTCGCTGGCGAAGTGTCTTGCATCTCTGTCGTCTATCGTTATAGTGATATCATCGCGGTGTGGCCCTATCGACGTACATCCGTATAGCATCTCTTTGTTACGATTTTCGTTATAGCATGCGAGGTAATATTCTTTTAGTGATGTCGGCGGTGCTGGAGTTTTATATTGCAATGACATCGTCTCTATTCCGCCGCTAAGCATGCTGTAAGCTTCTTTACTGTAACGTTGCAGGATATTGATCGCCTGTCGTCTACGTGTTACGATATATTCCGCGTCGGCAGCCATGCTCTCTTCCCAGCTGTCTATTGTTTCTATTTTCTGTGCCTTTAGCAGTGTATTTCTCTGCTTCATAGCGCGGTTGTATCGTATCAGGGTGTTGACGTATATTGCGTCGACTTGTGCTATATGGATGTCTAGAAAGCGTCGGCGCATTGCAGGGCCGCCACGTATGATATCGTTATCTTCTGGGACGAAAATAACGCCTCTCAGGATTCCAAGGATGTTCGTTGCTGTTGTACAAGGAGTATCGTTATGTCGTATATGGCGTTTTTTGCCGTCGGACATCATGGAAAGTTTTTGCTGCACTCCGTCTTTATAAAACCCTGCTTCTATGAAGAAGCTTTCTTCTCCATCGCGAACCATGTCTGCGAGGACATTTGTACGAAATGAACGACCTGTTATTAGGAGATATATTGCTTCTAGGATATTCGTCTTACCTTGTGCATTAGCGCCTACAATACCGTTGACACCGTTGTAGAAGGTAATGCGCTCATCTTTATAGTTGCGGAAATTTCTAAGGCGTATCCATTCAAGAAACATTATTATTCTTCGTGGAGGCGCATTGGCATGATAACGCACAGTGCCGACGAGGTATCGGTGATCACTCCTGGGTTAAAGGCGTCGGTGAGTCCTATGTTCACTGTCTCGTCTTTGCTGTGGCGTAGGATGTCCAGGAAAAACGCCGGATTGAATGCTACCTGCAGTGCTTCGCCATCGTAGTTGACGGGCATATTAACCTTAGCCGTCCCTATTTCTGCGTTATTTATTGCAAGCTGAAGGTTTCCATCTGAGAAGACAAACCGTACTGAGTGGTTATTGTCTGGTGTA
The sequence above is drawn from the Waddliaceae bacterium genome and encodes:
- the recF gene encoding DNA replication/repair protein RecF; protein product: MFLEWIRLRNFRNYKDERITFYNGVNGIVGANAQGKTNILEAIYLLITGRSFRTNVLADMVRDGEESFFIEAGFYKDGVQQKLSMMSDGKKRHIRHNDTPCTTATNILGILRGVIFVPEDNDIIRGGPAMRRRFLDIHIAQVDAIYVNTLIRYNRAMKQRNTLLKAQKIETIDSWEESMAADAEYIVTRRRQAINILQRYSKEAYSMLSGGIETMSLQYKTPAPPTSLKEYYLACYNENRNKEMLYGCTSIGPHRDDITITIDDRDARHFASEGQQRCCVAALRLAEWYTLRDESHDIPFMAIDDLGISLDEQRRKNFYAILNNLGQVFLTSTEDLNASGAMTLHVDNGSIVQETCCT